A window of the Mesoplasma florum L1 genome harbors these coding sequences:
- the rpsR gene encoding 30S ribosomal protein S18: MAMKKFVKKRKKVNFFAKNKINYIDYKDVELLKKFISGNGQILPRRITGTSPKHQRQLAVAIKRARQMALLPYVID, from the coding sequence ATGGCAATGAAAAAATTCGTTAAAAAAAGAAAAAAAGTTAACTTTTTTGCTAAAAACAAAATTAACTACATTGATTACAAAGATGTAGAATTATTGAAAAAATTTATTTCAGGAAATGGACAAATCTTACCAAGAAGAATTACTGGTACATCTCCAAAACACCAAAGACAATTGGCTGTTGCAATTAAAAGAGCACGTCAAATGGCTTTATTACCATACGTAATTGACTAA
- the rplI gene encoding 50S ribosomal protein L9, whose amino-acid sequence MKVIFLQDVKGQGKKDEIKEISDGYARNFLIPKGLVKLATEGSVKTVKNRKIVQEQEKDLAIAETKQLKTLLEEIILKFKLQINEGKAFHSISNQDIVDQLKNSHKIDLDKRKFVNFKNLNQIGLHYIVIKLGFGIEAKLKVEIQGV is encoded by the coding sequence ATGAAAGTAATTTTTTTACAAGACGTAAAAGGACAAGGGAAAAAAGATGAAATTAAAGAAATAAGTGATGGTTATGCAAGAAATTTCTTAATACCTAAAGGTTTAGTTAAATTAGCAACTGAAGGTAGTGTAAAAACAGTTAAAAACAGAAAAATTGTTCAAGAGCAAGAAAAAGATTTAGCTATTGCAGAAACTAAGCAACTAAAAACATTGTTAGAAGAAATAATATTAAAATTTAAATTACAAATAAACGAAGGAAAAGCTTTCCATTCAATTTCAAATCAAGATATAGTAGATCAACTTAAAAATTCACATAAAATTGATTTAGATAAAAGAAAATTTGTAAACTTTAAAAATCTAAATCAAATAGGATTACATTATATAGTTATAAAATTAGGTTTTGGTATTGAAGCAAAATTAAAAGTAGAAATTCAAGGGGTATAA